Below is a window of bacterium DNA.
CTCGACCTCGCGGGCGAGCCGGTCCTTGTACGCGTGGTACCGTACCCGCAGCCCCGCCTCGGCCGTCGCGAGGATCTGCACGGCGAGCAGTCCGGCGTTGCGGGCCCCGCCGATCGCGACGGTCGCGACGGGCACGCCCGCGGGCATCTGCACCGTCGCGAGCAGCGCGTCGAGGCCGTTCACCGCCGACCCCGCGAGCGGTACGCCGATCACCGGCAGCGCGGTGTGCGCGGCCATGGCGCCCGCCAGATGCGCGGCGCCGCCGGCGCCGGCGATGATCACCCGGACGCCCCGGCCCTCGGCCTCGCGGGCGTACGTCGCC
It encodes the following:
- a CDS encoding AIR carboxylase family protein; amino-acid sequence: ATYAREAEGRGVRVIIAGAGGAAHLAGAMAAHTALPVIGVPLAGSAVNGLDALLATVQMPAGVPVATVAIGGARNAGLLAVQILATAEAGLRVRYHAYKDRLAREVEEKAARIAASAPGSVGMAPRAETR